The Salinibaculum sp. SYNS191 genome has a window encoding:
- a CDS encoding DUF1616 domain-containing protein has translation MSYDFDESLLLAALRPLIAPCGDLLLGILLTVVAVVGMVTTGGAIRAALGLPLVLLLPGYAVVSVLFPGRPGRDARLAPGLGTRLALAVGISVSVSVLVGFVLGAVGLPLSTLSVAGSLTVVSLLGLTGAVWRRLQLPAERRFGLPFREWAASAWRGVARQDSALDGVLNVALVLAVLVGVSTLGYALVVPAHSASFSSFAVLSANGSDDPVAGNYSTNLTQGAPQEFLLSVENHEGERTEYAVVSELQRVNTTTDTVTERAELDRRTGVAQAGETWEEAVSVTPSLSGDRLRIAFYLYTGDAPAQVDSRSADEHLYLWVTVTPG, from the coding sequence ATGAGTTACGACTTCGACGAGTCGCTGCTCCTGGCGGCGCTGCGCCCGCTCATCGCACCCTGCGGGGACCTGCTCCTGGGCATCCTCCTCACCGTCGTCGCGGTGGTCGGGATGGTGACCACCGGTGGGGCCATCCGGGCGGCACTCGGCCTCCCGCTGGTCCTGTTGCTCCCGGGGTACGCCGTCGTCTCGGTGCTCTTTCCGGGACGGCCGGGCCGCGACGCCAGGCTGGCTCCCGGCCTCGGCACCCGCCTCGCGCTCGCTGTGGGCATCAGCGTCTCGGTGTCGGTGCTGGTCGGCTTCGTGCTGGGTGCCGTCGGCCTCCCGCTGTCGACGCTGTCGGTCGCTGGCAGCCTCACAGTGGTCTCGCTCCTCGGACTGACCGGCGCCGTGTGGCGGCGGCTGCAACTCCCCGCCGAACGGCGGTTCGGCCTCCCGTTCCGGGAGTGGGCGGCGAGCGCCTGGCGGGGCGTCGCTCGGCAGGACTCCGCGCTGGACGGCGTCTTGAACGTCGCGCTCGTCCTGGCCGTGCTGGTCGGTGTCTCGACGCTCGGGTACGCGCTGGTGGTACCGGCACACTCTGCCTCGTTTTCCAGTTTCGCCGTCCTCTCGGCGAACGGGTCGGACGACCCGGTGGCCGGCAACTACTCGACGAACCTCACGCAGGGCGCGCCACAGGAGTTCCTGCTGTCGGTCGAGAACCACGAAGGCGAGCGCACCGAGTACGCCGTCGTCTCGGAACTCCAGCGGGTGAACACGACGACGGACACCGTGACCGAGCGGGCCGAACTCGACCGGCGGACCGGCGTCGCCCAGGCGGGCGAGACGTGGGAGGAAGCGGTCTCGGTCACGCCGTCGCTGTCAGGCGACCGGCTCAGAATCGCGTTCTACCTCTACACCGGCGACGCACCGGCACAGGTCGACAGCCGCTCGGCCGACGAACACCTCTACCTCTGGGTGACAGTGACACCGGGATGA
- a CDS encoding glycosyltransferase family 4 protein produces the protein MRVLNLVTNEESRFFKQQVETLESRGIESRTVSVPGTRVRTDDESSSRSVLDYLRFYPPVLTSSFGDYDLLHANYGLTAPAALAQPNLPVVLSLWGSDLMGEYGWLSKWCAKFADAVVVMSPEMAAELDCDTYVVPHGVDLERFAPEPQRDARERVGWRHDAHHVLFPYPETREVKNYPRAERVVEAVREQFSGRLELHTLFGVPHRGMPAYYNAADALLLTSRREGSPNSVKEALACNLPVVSTDVGDVGERLAGVDLSTVARTDEALVDGLLRVLRAGRRSNGRQRAREVSLERMGEQLEGIYRRVVEDGSADVSQPVTVGR, from the coding sequence GTGCGCGTTCTCAACCTCGTCACGAACGAGGAGTCCCGGTTCTTCAAACAGCAGGTGGAGACGCTGGAATCCCGTGGCATCGAGTCCAGGACCGTCTCGGTCCCGGGAACCCGTGTCCGGACCGACGACGAGTCCAGTTCACGGTCCGTGCTGGATTACCTCCGGTTCTACCCGCCCGTGCTCACGTCGTCGTTCGGCGACTACGACCTGCTGCACGCGAACTACGGGCTGACCGCGCCGGCGGCGCTGGCACAGCCGAACCTGCCGGTCGTGCTCTCGCTGTGGGGGTCGGACCTCATGGGCGAGTACGGCTGGCTCAGCAAGTGGTGCGCGAAGTTCGCCGACGCCGTCGTCGTGATGAGCCCGGAGATGGCGGCCGAACTCGACTGCGACACCTACGTGGTGCCCCACGGCGTCGACCTGGAGCGGTTCGCCCCGGAACCACAGCGCGACGCCCGCGAGCGCGTCGGCTGGCGCCACGACGCCCACCACGTCCTCTTCCCGTACCCGGAGACCCGGGAGGTCAAGAACTATCCGCGCGCCGAGCGCGTCGTCGAGGCCGTCCGCGAGCAGTTCTCCGGGCGTCTCGAACTCCACACCCTCTTCGGCGTCCCGCACCGCGGGATGCCGGCCTACTACAACGCCGCTGACGCCCTCCTGCTGACCTCGCGACGCGAGGGGTCGCCGAACTCCGTGAAGGAGGCGCTGGCCTGTAACCTCCCGGTCGTCTCCACGGACGTCGGCGACGTCGGGGAACGGCTGGCCGGAGTGGACCTCTCGACGGTCGCGCGGACCGACGAGGCCCTCGTAGACGGGTTGCTGCGGGTCCTGCGGGCCGGGCGGCGCTCGAACGGCCGCCAGCGCGCCCGCGAGGTCAGCCTCGAACGGATGGGCGAGCAACTGGAGGGCATCTACCGGCGAGTCGTCGAGGACGGGTCGGCGGACGTCTCGCAACCGGTCACCGTCGGCCGGTAA
- a CDS encoding carboxylate--amine ligase, with product MTETRGGTDTVVIPTGYDPGSYSAVRSLARRGVRTIVASHYDDVPAAASRYCDEAVDVPDPDDDLVAYRDALLSLARRPSVRTILPLRPFDPYVFARDAASFDRHVSLVTPPADTLDTVFDRVQLFEAAADAGVPIPETRRLADGADWPTPRIVKSRYNLLTSTYCPERAPEDAETVKSVEHVPSSETIDVEAVRDRMGHDPIVQEFVASSGQYVFGALYDHGEPLATFQHRQLRGDSYTGGGGVYRESIDDPELEAVGRALLDHLDWHGLACIEYMKDETTGEYKLAEINPRLWQSLPCAVRAGADFPWYYWQAATGRADDIDPEYQVGVRTHLLHGELGYLQSIRADGSPFYETPSLSRATVDVARSCLTDPHFDTLRLDDPRPFLRGVRHVISK from the coding sequence ATGACAGAGACTCGGGGTGGAACCGATACTGTCGTGATTCCGACGGGGTACGACCCCGGCAGTTACTCGGCGGTGCGCTCGCTGGCTCGCCGCGGCGTCCGCACAATCGTCGCGTCCCACTACGACGACGTGCCGGCCGCAGCCTCACGCTACTGCGACGAGGCGGTCGACGTCCCCGACCCCGACGACGACCTCGTGGCATACCGCGACGCGTTGCTCTCGCTCGCTCGCCGGCCCTCGGTCCGGACAATCCTCCCGTTGCGGCCGTTCGACCCGTACGTCTTCGCGCGGGACGCGGCCAGCTTCGACCGGCACGTCTCGCTCGTGACTCCCCCCGCAGACACGCTCGATACCGTCTTCGACCGGGTGCAACTGTTCGAGGCGGCGGCAGACGCCGGCGTGCCGATACCCGAGACCAGACGACTCGCCGATGGGGCGGACTGGCCGACCCCGCGCATCGTCAAGTCGCGGTACAACCTGCTCACGTCGACGTACTGCCCGGAGCGTGCGCCCGAGGACGCGGAGACTGTCAAGTCCGTCGAGCACGTCCCGTCCAGCGAGACGATCGACGTCGAGGCGGTCCGCGACCGGATGGGCCACGACCCAATCGTCCAGGAGTTCGTCGCCTCGTCCGGACAGTACGTCTTCGGCGCGCTGTACGACCACGGCGAGCCACTGGCGACGTTCCAGCACCGCCAGCTCCGGGGGGACTCCTACACCGGTGGCGGCGGCGTCTACCGGGAGTCAATCGACGACCCCGAACTGGAGGCCGTCGGACGCGCGCTGCTGGACCACCTCGACTGGCACGGTCTCGCCTGCATCGAGTACATGAAAGACGAGACGACCGGCGAGTACAAGCTGGCGGAGATAAATCCCCGGCTCTGGCAGTCGCTCCCCTGTGCGGTCCGCGCCGGCGCTGACTTCCCGTGGTACTACTGGCAGGCCGCGACCGGCCGCGCCGACGACATCGACCCGGAATACCAGGTCGGTGTCCGGACCCACCTGCTGCACGGGGAACTGGGCTACCTCCAGAGCATCCGCGCCGACGGGTCACCCTTCTACGAGACGCCGTCGCTGTCCCGCGCCACCGTCGACGTCGCCCGCTCGTGTCTGACGGACCCGCACTTCGACACGCTCCGCCTGGACGACCCCCGCCCGTTCCTCCGCGGTGTTCGTCACGTCATCTCGAAGTGA
- a CDS encoding lipid II:glycine glycyltransferase FemX — MDIHRIDTTEWDSALPASGFDVFHVPAALEVLDRHTAGELRLLAGYKGDRPVGLFPLVVQDRGLGKAVLSPPPSMGVPRLGPLIMPASPKRRKRERLNRRFTSAAIERVGADASRSLLRVVCPTAYTDPRPFTWEGLDVETVFTYSLDTAGLTSDDLLSSFSKSLRREIRDGLDLGVEVRRDGTEWAERVHEQTAARYREQDRSYPLAWDYVSDLTDALAAEDRCRVYTAHSPTGEFLSGITVLYSNDAAYFWQGGARATHDNVSINSLLHWHIIEDVVADPPRESVTRYDLMGANTERLCRYKSKFGADLVPYYVVESSGASMALAKKAYQLVGR, encoded by the coding sequence ATGGACATCCACCGCATCGACACGACGGAGTGGGACAGCGCACTGCCAGCCAGCGGCTTCGACGTGTTCCACGTCCCGGCCGCACTGGAGGTACTCGACAGGCACACGGCGGGCGAACTCCGGCTGCTCGCCGGGTACAAGGGCGACCGCCCGGTCGGACTGTTTCCGCTGGTCGTCCAGGACCGGGGGCTGGGGAAGGCGGTGCTCTCGCCGCCGCCGTCGATGGGCGTGCCGCGGCTCGGCCCCCTTATCATGCCGGCCAGCCCGAAGCGACGCAAGCGCGAGCGACTGAACCGCCGCTTTACCAGTGCCGCAATCGAGCGCGTCGGTGCCGACGCCTCGCGCTCGCTGCTCCGTGTGGTCTGCCCGACGGCCTACACGGACCCGCGACCGTTCACCTGGGAGGGGCTGGACGTGGAGACGGTGTTCACCTACTCGCTGGACACCGCGGGCCTGACGAGCGACGACCTCCTCTCGTCGTTCAGCAAGAGCCTCCGGCGGGAGATTCGGGACGGGCTGGACCTGGGCGTCGAGGTGCGCCGGGACGGGACCGAGTGGGCCGAGCGCGTCCACGAACAGACCGCCGCGCGGTACCGCGAGCAGGACCGCTCGTACCCGCTGGCGTGGGACTACGTCAGCGACCTGACCGACGCGCTCGCCGCCGAGGACCGCTGTCGCGTCTACACCGCACACAGTCCGACGGGCGAGTTCCTCAGCGGCATCACCGTCCTCTACTCCAACGACGCCGCCTACTTCTGGCAGGGGGGTGCCCGTGCCACGCACGACAACGTCAGCATCAACAGCCTGCTGCACTGGCACATCATCGAGGACGTCGTGGCGGACCCGCCGCGGGAGTCGGTCACCCGCTACGACCTCATGGGCGCGAACACCGAACGGCTCTGCCGGTACAAGAGCAAGTTCGGGGCGGACCTCGTCCCCTACTACGTCGTCGAGTCCAGCGGGGCGTCGATGGCGCTCGCGAAGAAGGCCTACCAGCTGGTCGGGCGGTGA
- a CDS encoding Gfo/Idh/MocA family protein yields the protein MTLSAAVVGGGVVSDRHLSGLAQNPLVELVAVCDIDEQRAREQAKKYGIKAYFDMAELLEGESLDWIHLCTPVQTHRDLALQAIEAGVDVQIEKPATLAVEEMKEIAAAADEHDVTVTVVRNHLFDVVTVDARERIESGELGRIRGVDVVAAGKTLPDDQNRGSWAFDLPGGEFEEGIPHQIYLALALGGYPRDEDAVHATTALAGEYDGGFTYDGLQLQWATDEEVLCSVKLLAGGVPQRVLLVHGEERSLAVDLLSQTTITLDRDYGASPVARAMSNVDHVLGRVGGSLRNAAGMAKRRFGDDLETELKWNAHYRQFDEEARALLADEEPTVSLDEVTWTVRLMELVREDAERREATGERDTAESAEAEDDQHATGAVAEDD from the coding sequence ATGACGCTCAGCGCTGCGGTCGTCGGTGGCGGCGTCGTCTCGGACCGCCACCTCTCGGGACTCGCACAGAATCCGCTCGTCGAACTCGTCGCCGTTTGTGACATCGACGAACAGCGAGCGCGCGAACAGGCCAAGAAGTACGGCATCAAGGCGTACTTCGACATGGCGGAGCTACTGGAGGGGGAGTCGCTTGACTGGATACACCTGTGTACGCCGGTCCAGACCCACCGCGACCTGGCACTCCAGGCAATCGAGGCCGGCGTCGACGTCCAGATAGAGAAGCCGGCGACGCTCGCCGTCGAGGAGATGAAGGAGATCGCCGCCGCCGCCGACGAACACGACGTGACGGTGACCGTCGTCCGGAACCACCTCTTCGACGTGGTGACGGTCGACGCCCGGGAACGGATCGAGTCCGGCGAACTCGGCCGGATTCGCGGGGTCGACGTGGTCGCCGCCGGCAAGACCTTGCCCGACGACCAGAACCGCGGCTCCTGGGCCTTCGACCTCCCCGGCGGCGAGTTCGAGGAGGGCATCCCCCACCAGATATACCTCGCGCTCGCGCTGGGCGGGTACCCCCGCGACGAGGATGCCGTCCACGCGACGACCGCTCTCGCGGGGGAGTACGACGGGGGATTCACCTACGACGGGCTCCAGCTCCAGTGGGCGACCGACGAGGAGGTACTCTGTTCGGTGAAACTGCTCGCCGGGGGCGTCCCCCAGCGGGTCCTGCTCGTCCACGGCGAGGAGCGGTCGCTGGCGGTCGACCTGCTCTCGCAGACGACCATCACGCTGGACCGCGACTACGGCGCGTCGCCGGTGGCACGGGCGATGAGCAACGTCGACCACGTCCTCGGGCGAGTGGGCGGGTCGCTGCGCAACGCCGCCGGCATGGCAAAGCGCCGCTTCGGTGACGACCTGGAGACGGAACTGAAGTGGAACGCGCACTACCGACAGTTCGACGAGGAGGCCCGCGCGCTGCTCGCCGACGAGGAGCCCACCGTCTCGCTGGATGAGGTCACCTGGACCGTGCGGCTGATGGAACTGGTCCGCGAGGACGCCGAGCGGCGGGAGGCAACGGGCGAGCGCGACACAGCAGAGAGCGCGGAGGCGGAGGACGACCAGCACGCCACCGGAGCGGTCGCCGAGGACGACTAG
- a CDS encoding oligosaccharide flippase family protein, protein MSDEESARDAGIVGRASAALGGNTVYLVANGLLILLLTRELLSPTDFGTLYFAISVLTVGSIFAILGIPKSAARYVNEYTEQDPAQVPHILRRTMLAMGLLVGLVGLVLFLGHERIAALLDSPEVAPFLLLGPLYVAGYALHSLLLSLFQGFNRIRWSASLNALSGIGRLVFVVALVLAGFEAVGAFVGYVAGFGLAAVVGLVLLYRHHYADYEEAPEMESGLTRRLVEYSLPLTLTKGAGVLDKRVDIILVGALLNPVAVGYYVVAKQVSEITSVPASSLGYTVSPELGTRSAMDRTDRAARLYERALRYVMLFYLPACVGLVLVADPAIPLIFGRDYAGAVPVVQVMSGFVLVNSVNKITSDGLDYLGRARERALMKSGTAGANFLLNLLLIPVFGVVGAAVATVATYTVYTLGNVYYIHRAFSLRLGALARVGAGVTLITAAMGVAVVLALPYISGPFTLAGVILLGGGVWAVLSLASGLVDVEQVSALL, encoded by the coding sequence ATGAGTGACGAGGAGTCGGCGCGGGACGCGGGTATCGTCGGCCGGGCGTCGGCGGCGCTCGGCGGCAACACCGTCTACCTCGTCGCCAACGGGCTGTTGATACTGCTCCTGACGCGGGAACTCCTCTCGCCGACCGATTTCGGAACGCTGTACTTCGCCATCTCCGTGCTCACCGTCGGGAGCATCTTCGCGATTCTCGGCATCCCGAAGTCCGCCGCCCGGTACGTCAACGAGTACACGGAGCAGGACCCGGCCCAGGTCCCGCACATCCTCCGCCGGACGATGCTCGCGATGGGTCTGCTGGTGGGACTGGTCGGTCTCGTGCTGTTCCTCGGACACGAGCGGATTGCCGCCCTGCTGGACTCGCCGGAGGTCGCTCCCTTCCTGCTCCTCGGCCCGCTCTACGTCGCCGGATACGCGCTGCACAGCCTCTTGCTGTCGCTGTTCCAGGGGTTCAACCGCATCAGGTGGAGCGCCAGCCTGAACGCGCTTTCGGGTATCGGTCGGCTGGTGTTCGTCGTCGCGCTCGTGCTCGCCGGGTTCGAGGCCGTCGGGGCGTTCGTCGGCTACGTCGCCGGCTTCGGCCTCGCCGCCGTCGTCGGCCTCGTTCTGCTGTATCGCCACCACTACGCCGACTACGAGGAAGCCCCGGAGATGGAGTCCGGGCTGACTCGCCGCCTCGTGGAGTACAGCCTCCCGCTGACGCTGACGAAGGGCGCGGGTGTCCTCGACAAGCGCGTCGACATCATCCTCGTCGGCGCGCTCCTGAACCCGGTGGCGGTGGGCTACTACGTCGTCGCCAAGCAGGTCTCGGAGATAACGTCGGTCCCGGCGAGTTCGCTTGGCTACACCGTCTCACCCGAACTCGGCACCCGGTCGGCGATGGACCGGACCGACCGGGCAGCCAGGCTCTACGAGCGGGCGCTGCGGTACGTCATGCTGTTCTACCTGCCGGCCTGCGTCGGCCTGGTCCTCGTCGCGGATCCGGCCATCCCGCTGATTTTCGGCCGGGACTACGCCGGGGCCGTCCCCGTCGTCCAGGTGATGAGCGGGTTCGTGCTCGTCAACAGCGTCAACAAGATAACCAGCGACGGCCTCGACTACCTCGGCCGGGCGCGCGAGCGGGCGCTGATGAAATCCGGGACCGCCGGCGCGAATTTCCTGCTCAACCTGCTGCTCATCCCCGTCTTCGGCGTCGTGGGTGCCGCCGTCGCCACTGTCGCCACTTACACCGTCTACACGCTCGGGAACGTCTACTACATCCACCGCGCCTTTTCGCTGCGCCTCGGCGCGCTTGCCCGCGTCGGGGCTGGCGTAACTCTCATCACGGCCGCGATGGGTGTCGCCGTCGTCCTCGCGCTCCCGTACATCTCCGGGCCGTTCACGCTCGCCGGCGTCATCCTGCTGGGTGGCGGCGTCTGGGCCGTGCTCTCGCTGGCGAGCGGCCTCGTCGACGTCGAACAGGTCTCGGCGCTGCTGTGA